One window of Rhizobium leguminosarum genomic DNA carries:
- a CDS encoding GNAT family N-acetyltransferase, producing MYFVRTAGERDLEKVRALLVESFHATYDGLHGRARVDELTTQLLSLAALKARLVRKDAEFLVADDGRTIGGMAYAAMSQELTKTVTLHLLYVSPALQRQGIGRDLFAELETCFPDAEFMRLEVEPQNAAAIAFYQAHGFTEVGRKENGAPGQSGIPTLIFEKPLEGN from the coding sequence GTGTATTTCGTCCGCACTGCCGGCGAGCGTGATCTGGAAAAGGTTCGCGCTCTGCTGGTGGAGAGCTTTCACGCCACCTATGACGGCCTGCATGGCAGGGCCAGGGTGGATGAGCTCACCACCCAGCTCCTTTCTCTCGCCGCACTGAAGGCGCGCCTGGTGCGAAAGGACGCCGAATTCCTCGTTGCCGACGATGGCCGCACTATCGGCGGCATGGCTTATGCGGCGATGTCGCAGGAGCTGACGAAAACGGTCACGCTGCATCTTCTCTACGTCAGCCCGGCGCTGCAGCGCCAGGGCATCGGCCGCGATCTTTTCGCCGAGCTCGAAACCTGCTTCCCGGATGCGGAATTCATGCGTCTCGAAGTCGAGCCGCAGAATGCGGCGGCGATCGCCTTCTACCAGGCGCACGGCTTCACCGAGGTTGGGCGCAAAGAGAATGGCGCGCCCGGGCAATCCGGCATTCCCACGCTGATTTTCGAAAAACCGCTCGAAGGGAATTGA
- the gatB gene encoding Asp-tRNA(Asn)/Glu-tRNA(Gln) amidotransferase subunit GatB has translation MTLVDVRTPDPKRFIPGATGDWEVIVGMEVHAQVLSNSKLFSGASTEFGKPQNSNVSLVDAAMPGMLPVINEECVRQAVRTGLGLKAQINKRSLFDRKNYFYPDLPQGYQISQFKDPIVGEGKIVISLGPDRQGQFEDIEIGIERLHLEQDAGKSMHDQHATMSYVDLNRSGVALMEIVSKPDMRSSDEAKAYMTKLRSIVRYLGTCDGNMDEGSMRADVNVSVRRPGEDFGTRCEIKNVNSIRFIGQAIEYEARRQIGILEDGGKIEQETRLFDPNKGETRSMRSKEDAHDYRYFPDPDLLPLEFDDAFVTALAADLPELPDDKKERFVRELGLSIYDASVLVSEKAIADYFEAVAAGRDGKMAANWVINDLLGALNRTGKDIEQTPVSPAQLGAIIDLIKAGTISGKIAKDLFEIVLTEGGDPAEIVEARGMKQVTDTGAIEKAVDEIIAANPDQVEKVKAKPTLAAWFVGQVMKATGGKANPQAVQALVKAKLGIEE, from the coding sequence ATGACCCTTGTCGACGTCCGCACGCCCGATCCGAAACGCTTCATCCCCGGCGCCACCGGCGACTGGGAAGTCATCGTCGGCATGGAAGTCCATGCGCAGGTGCTCTCCAATTCGAAGCTCTTCTCCGGCGCTTCGACGGAATTCGGCAAGCCGCAGAATTCGAACGTCTCGCTGGTCGATGCCGCCATGCCCGGCATGCTGCCCGTCATCAACGAGGAGTGTGTCAGGCAGGCCGTGCGCACCGGTCTCGGCCTGAAGGCTCAGATCAACAAGCGCTCGCTCTTCGACCGCAAGAACTATTTCTATCCCGACCTGCCCCAGGGCTATCAGATCTCGCAGTTCAAGGATCCGATCGTCGGCGAGGGCAAGATCGTCATTTCGCTCGGGCCGGACCGCCAGGGCCAGTTCGAGGATATCGAGATCGGCATCGAGCGCCTGCACCTGGAGCAGGATGCCGGCAAGTCGATGCACGACCAGCACGCAACCATGTCCTATGTCGATCTGAACCGCTCCGGCGTCGCGCTGATGGAGATCGTCTCCAAGCCCGACATGCGCTCGTCCGACGAAGCCAAGGCCTATATGACCAAGCTGCGCTCGATCGTGCGCTATCTCGGCACCTGCGACGGCAACATGGACGAAGGCTCGATGCGCGCCGACGTCAACGTCTCCGTTCGCCGCCCGGGCGAAGATTTCGGCACGCGCTGCGAGATCAAGAACGTCAATTCCATCCGTTTCATCGGCCAGGCGATCGAATATGAAGCCCGCCGCCAGATCGGTATTCTCGAGGATGGCGGCAAGATCGAGCAGGAGACGCGGCTCTTCGACCCGAACAAGGGCGAGACGCGCTCGATGCGCTCCAAGGAGGATGCGCACGACTATCGTTACTTCCCCGATCCGGACCTGCTGCCGCTCGAATTCGACGATGCCTTCGTCACGGCGCTCGCAGCCGATCTGCCGGAATTGCCTGACGACAAGAAGGAGCGCTTCGTGCGCGAACTCGGTCTGTCGATCTACGACGCCTCGGTGCTTGTCTCCGAAAAGGCGATCGCCGATTATTTCGAGGCCGTCGCTGCGGGCCGTGACGGCAAGATGGCGGCGAACTGGGTGATCAACGACCTGCTCGGCGCGCTGAACCGCACCGGCAAGGACATCGAGCAGACGCCGGTTTCGCCGGCCCAGCTCGGCGCCATCATCGATCTCATCAAGGCTGGAACCATTTCCGGCAAGATCGCCAAGGACCTCTTCGAAATCGTGCTGACCGAGGGCGGCGATCCCGCCGAGATCGTCGAAGCGCGCGGCATGAAGCAAGTGACGGATACCGGCGCGATCGAAAAGGCCGTGGACGAGATCATTGCCGCCAATCCCGATCAGGTGGAAAAGGTCAAGGCGAAGCCGACCTTGGCCGCATGGTTCGTCGGCCAGGTGATGAAGGCGACTGGTGGCAAGGCCAATCCGCAGGCCGTCCAGGCGCTCGTCAAAGCGAAGCTCGGCATCGAGGAATAA
- a CDS encoding VOC family protein, translated as MAKLKEIVIDCDFPSRVARFWAAALDGYEVMPYDDAELARLAAIGLTPETDPTVLVAGPGPRLCFHLRQGERPARNRVHLDIAVPDREKEVERLLSLGATFVRETGSYSVLNDPEGNNFCVTSE; from the coding sequence ATGGCAAAGCTGAAAGAAATCGTGATTGATTGCGACTTCCCCTCACGAGTGGCTCGTTTCTGGGCGGCGGCACTCGATGGCTATGAAGTGATGCCCTATGATGATGCGGAGCTGGCCCGCCTTGCCGCAATAGGACTGACGCCTGAAACGGACCCGACCGTGCTGGTCGCTGGTCCAGGCCCGCGCCTTTGCTTCCACCTTCGCCAAGGAGAGCGTCCCGCCCGCAACCGCGTTCATCTCGATATCGCCGTTCCGGATCGAGAAAAAGAAGTGGAACGACTCTTATCCCTCGGTGCGACATTCGTCCGCGAGACGGGTAGCTACAGCGTATTGAACGATCCTGAAGGCAACAACTTTTGCGTGACGTCCGAATAG
- a CDS encoding GNAT family N-acetyltransferase, producing the protein MIHIRNARDGEAELLSEIGLRAWQKAMAAIGESHAMIDAARNAFRNFVENDWLTVTVVEQNGQVAGWAARERLDETISDFWIDPVFARRGLGSALLERIEKEIADRGFEKAAMQTHSGNNEAIGFFRKHGYSIHWLSVAYNPKLDRDVPSVGLTKTLVSDGQGGYGQEF; encoded by the coding sequence TTGATCCACATTCGCAATGCCCGCGACGGCGAAGCGGAGCTATTGAGCGAGATCGGCCTGAGGGCCTGGCAAAAGGCGATGGCGGCGATCGGCGAATCGCACGCGATGATCGACGCAGCCCGCAACGCCTTTCGCAACTTCGTGGAAAACGACTGGCTGACCGTTACCGTCGTCGAGCAGAACGGCCAGGTCGCAGGCTGGGCGGCGCGTGAGAGATTGGACGAAACCATTTCGGATTTCTGGATCGACCCCGTCTTCGCCCGCCGGGGGCTAGGCTCCGCCCTCCTTGAGCGGATCGAAAAGGAGATCGCCGATCGGGGTTTCGAGAAGGCGGCGATGCAGACCCATTCCGGCAACAACGAGGCGATCGGCTTCTTCCGGAAACACGGTTACAGCATCCACTGGCTCTCGGTCGCCTATAATCCGAAACTCGACCGCGACGTACCCTCGGTCGGGCTGACGAAAACGCTCGTCTCGGACGGCCAAGGTGGATACGGGCAGGAATTCTGA
- a CDS encoding YjhX family toxin: MDISRTEQRILHLMAQGGRIEISRDDDRKIEAVSCFTRDGWLHPGVDLDLFRRLKRLRAIKSSSGQPYRITERGLRLVRSQLNNR; this comes from the coding sequence ATGGACATTTCCCGCACGGAGCAGCGCATCCTGCATCTCATGGCCCAAGGCGGCCGCATCGAAATTTCTCGCGACGACGACAGGAAGATCGAAGCAGTCAGCTGCTTCACCCGCGACGGCTGGCTCCATCCCGGCGTCGACCTCGATCTCTTCCGCAGGCTGAAGCGGCTGAGAGCAATCAAGTCCTCCAGCGGCCAGCCCTACCGGATTACCGAAAGAGGGCTGAGATTGGTCAGGTCGCAGCTGAACAACAGGTAA
- the gatA gene encoding Asp-tRNA(Asn)/Glu-tRNA(Gln) amidotransferase subunit GatA yields MSELTSLTIAEARQKLRGKEITALELTEAYISAIDAANGHLNAYIKVTPDLARLMAKNSDERIAAGKAGDLEGIPLGIKDLFATVGVHTQACSHILDGFEPRYESTVTQNLWDDGAVMLGKLNMDEFAMGSSNETSHYGAVINPWRAAGSNQQLVPGGSSGGSAAAVAAHLCAGATATDTGGSIRQPAAFTGTVGIKPTYGRCSRWGTVAFASSLDQAGPIARDVRDAAILLKSMASVDAKDTTSVDLPVPDYEAALGQSLKGMRIGIPNEYRVDGMPEEIETLWRQGIAWLKDAGAEIVDISLPHTKYALPAYYIVAPAEASSNLARYDGVRYGLRVDGKDIVDMYEKTRAAGFGKEVKRRIMIGTYVLSAGYYDAYYIRAQKVRTLIKRDFELAFDAGVDAILTPATPSSAFGVADEDLASDPVKMYLNDIFTVTVNMAGLPGIAVPAGLDQKGLPLGLQLIGKPFDEETLFKTAHVIEQAAGRFTPARWW; encoded by the coding sequence ATGAGCGAACTCACCAGCCTGACCATTGCCGAAGCCCGCCAGAAGCTGCGCGGCAAGGAAATCACCGCACTCGAATTGACCGAAGCCTATATCTCGGCGATCGATGCGGCCAATGGCCATCTGAATGCCTATATAAAGGTCACGCCGGATCTTGCCCGCCTCATGGCGAAGAACTCGGACGAGCGCATCGCTGCCGGCAAGGCGGGCGATCTCGAAGGCATTCCGCTCGGCATCAAGGATCTCTTTGCCACCGTCGGTGTGCACACCCAGGCCTGCAGCCACATTCTCGACGGTTTCGAGCCGCGCTATGAATCGACCGTCACGCAGAACCTCTGGGATGACGGCGCCGTCATGCTCGGCAAGCTGAACATGGACGAATTCGCCATGGGGTCGTCCAACGAGACCTCGCACTACGGCGCGGTGATCAATCCCTGGCGTGCAGCAGGTTCCAACCAGCAGCTCGTTCCCGGCGGCTCCTCCGGCGGCTCGGCCGCAGCCGTCGCCGCGCATCTTTGCGCCGGCGCCACGGCAACCGATACCGGCGGTTCGATCCGCCAGCCGGCAGCCTTCACCGGCACCGTCGGCATCAAGCCGACCTATGGCCGCTGCTCGCGCTGGGGCACGGTCGCCTTCGCCTCCTCGCTCGACCAGGCAGGCCCGATCGCCCGCGACGTGCGCGACGCCGCAATCCTTTTGAAGTCGATGGCAAGCGTCGACGCCAAGGACACGACCTCGGTCGATCTGCCGGTGCCGGATTACGAGGCAGCCCTCGGCCAGTCGCTGAAGGGCATGAGGATCGGCATCCCGAACGAATACCGTGTCGACGGCATGCCTGAGGAGATCGAGACCCTCTGGCGCCAGGGCATCGCCTGGCTGAAGGATGCCGGCGCCGAAATCGTCGACATCTCGCTGCCGCACACCAAATACGCTCTTCCGGCCTATTACATCGTTGCTCCGGCCGAGGCATCCTCGAACCTCGCGCGTTACGACGGCGTCCGTTACGGGCTGCGTGTCGACGGCAAGGATATCGTCGACATGTACGAGAAGACGCGGGCTGCCGGCTTCGGCAAGGAAGTCAAGCGTCGCATCATGATCGGCACCTATGTGTTGTCGGCCGGCTATTACGATGCCTATTACATCCGTGCCCAGAAGGTCCGGACGCTGATCAAGCGCGATTTCGAACTCGCCTTCGACGCCGGCGTCGATGCCATCCTGACACCGGCAACACCGTCGTCGGCCTTCGGCGTCGCCGATGAGGATCTCGCTTCCGATCCGGTGAAGATGTATCTGAACGACATCTTCACGGTCACGGTCAATATGGCGGGCCTGCCGGGCATCGCCGTTCCCGCCGGCCTCGACCAGAAGGGCCTGCCGCTCGGCCTGCAGCTGATCGGCAAGCCCTTCGACGAGGAAACCCTCTTCAAAACAGCCCATGTCATCGAGCAGGCAGCCGGCCGGTTTACGCCGGCCAGGTGGTGGTAA
- the gatC gene encoding Asp-tRNA(Asn)/Glu-tRNA(Gln) amidotransferase subunit GatC: MSVDLATVKRVAHLARIAVSEDEANRMVGELNGILGFVEQLSEVNVDGVEAMTSVTPMAMKKRTDAVTDGSKADDIVANAPVTDHNFFLVPKVVE, from the coding sequence ATGTCCGTCGACCTTGCCACCGTGAAGCGCGTCGCCCACCTTGCCCGTATTGCGGTCTCCGAAGACGAGGCAAATCGCATGGTCGGCGAGCTGAACGGTATCCTCGGCTTCGTCGAGCAGCTCTCCGAAGTCAATGTCGATGGCGTCGAGGCGATGACATCCGTCACCCCGATGGCGATGAAGAAGCGGACCGATGCGGTGACCGACGGAAGCAAGGCAGACGATATCGTCGCCAATGCGCCGGTCACCGATCACAATTTTTTCCTGGTGCCGAAAGTCGTCGAATAA
- a CDS encoding metal-dependent hydrolase, whose product MKITWLGHSAFRIETGKAKILLDPFLSYNASFSGQDIKDVSAGVTHILLTHGHGDHVGDTVALAKETGAVVLANADLAAWLGSKGVDKIEMGNTGGTIALGSFSATFTNALHSSAQITEDGVSHALGNANGLMLHFDDEASILAMGDTDIFSDMALINELHQPDIGLVPIGDRFTMGGAVAALACRRYFNFKTAIPCHYGTFPIIEQTADKFVAGMEGSQTDVKALKPAESLKI is encoded by the coding sequence ATGAAGATCACCTGGCTCGGCCATTCCGCCTTCCGCATCGAGACTGGAAAGGCGAAAATCCTGCTCGACCCGTTCCTCAGCTATAACGCCTCCTTTTCCGGCCAGGATATCAAGGATGTTTCGGCAGGCGTCACTCACATCCTGCTGACGCATGGCCACGGCGACCATGTCGGCGATACCGTGGCGCTTGCCAAGGAAACCGGCGCCGTCGTTCTCGCCAATGCCGATCTCGCCGCCTGGCTCGGCTCCAAGGGCGTCGACAAGATCGAGATGGGCAATACCGGCGGCACGATCGCGCTCGGCAGTTTCTCGGCGACCTTCACCAATGCGCTGCACTCGTCTGCCCAGATTACCGAGGATGGTGTCTCGCATGCGCTCGGCAACGCCAATGGCCTGATGCTGCATTTCGACGACGAAGCCTCGATCCTTGCCATGGGCGACACCGACATCTTCTCCGACATGGCGCTGATCAATGAATTGCACCAGCCCGATATCGGTCTCGTGCCGATCGGCGACCGCTTCACCATGGGTGGCGCCGTGGCAGCCCTTGCCTGCCGGCGCTATTTCAACTTCAAGACCGCGATCCCCTGCCACTACGGCACCTTCCCGATCATCGAGCAGACGGCCGATAAATTCGTTGCCGGCATGGAAGGATCGCAGACTGATGTGAAGGCGCTGAAGCCTGCCGAGAGCCTGAAGATCTGA
- the ruvX gene encoding Holliday junction resolvase RuvX: MTVLTIEELAETLAPRQAIAGLDLGTKTIGLSMSDLGRRFATPRTVIRRVKFTIDAQALLDFAAAEKVTGFVIGLPMNMDGSAGPRVQATRAFVRNMEQKTALPFVYWDERLSTVAAERTLLEMDVSRAKRAERIDSAAASFILQGALDRLSLLARSEDEFS; the protein is encoded by the coding sequence ATGACGGTGCTGACAATCGAGGAATTGGCCGAAACGCTTGCCCCGAGGCAGGCGATTGCCGGCCTCGATCTCGGCACCAAGACGATCGGGCTTTCGATGTCCGATCTCGGGCGGCGTTTCGCCACGCCCCGCACGGTAATCCGGCGCGTCAAGTTCACCATCGATGCGCAGGCGCTGCTGGATTTCGCGGCAGCGGAAAAGGTCACAGGCTTCGTCATCGGCCTGCCGATGAATATGGATGGATCGGCGGGTCCGCGAGTGCAGGCGACGCGCGCCTTCGTGCGCAACATGGAGCAGAAGACCGCGCTGCCGTTTGTCTATTGGGACGAACGGTTATCGACGGTGGCGGCCGAACGGACGCTGCTTGAGATGGATGTCTCGCGCGCCAAGCGGGCCGAACGGATCGATTCGGCCGCGGCAAGTTTTATCCTTCAGGGCGCGCTCGACAGGCTTTCCTTGCTGGCAAGGTCGGAAGACGAATTCAGCTGA
- a CDS encoding DUF6105 family protein, producing MRWFLIFWAGPIVFLGGWYWLSYYDMNFGIFMLTRQVHDLTFQLYGEVLGIPPENIPPLVARAIAVDSLVVFAIMGFRKRQSIIAWWKARQLNSSSDLASKESLSSAP from the coding sequence ATGAGGTGGTTTCTGATCTTCTGGGCCGGCCCTATCGTCTTTCTGGGCGGATGGTACTGGCTCTCCTATTACGACATGAACTTCGGCATCTTCATGCTGACGCGGCAGGTACATGACCTGACGTTTCAGCTGTATGGCGAAGTATTGGGCATTCCGCCGGAGAATATCCCGCCGCTTGTCGCCCGCGCGATCGCGGTCGACAGTCTTGTCGTCTTCGCCATCATGGGCTTCCGGAAACGCCAATCGATCATTGCCTGGTGGAAGGCGCGTCAGCTGAATTCGTCTTCCGACCTTGCCAGCAAGGAAAGCCTGTCGAGCGCGCCCTGA
- a CDS encoding TetR/AcrR family transcriptional regulator → MLDEAGKLEISPEAGSEPERRIRDRGATERAILAAAKGLLAEEGFQNFGINAVARRAGCDKQLIYRYYGGLDGLVEAIGADLGTWVKDRIPEDAGGMFLLTYGDLMERLSLLLLDALRNDPLMRRILAWEISENTEQVRRLSEARSKALALWLERMRGSLTPPKGVDATAVNAVVIAAIQHLVLAASAGGQCAGLSLKTSKDWEKAAIALKRIVRGVYG, encoded by the coding sequence GTGCTTGATGAAGCGGGAAAACTTGAAATTTCACCTGAGGCCGGCAGCGAGCCGGAACGGCGCATTCGCGATCGCGGCGCCACCGAGCGCGCAATCCTTGCCGCCGCCAAAGGCCTGCTGGCCGAGGAGGGCTTCCAGAATTTCGGCATCAATGCGGTCGCCCGCCGCGCCGGTTGCGACAAGCAGCTGATCTATCGCTACTATGGCGGCCTGGACGGCCTGGTGGAGGCGATCGGCGCCGATCTCGGCACATGGGTGAAGGATCGCATTCCGGAAGACGCCGGCGGCATGTTCCTGCTCACCTATGGCGACCTGATGGAGCGGCTGTCGCTTCTCCTTCTCGACGCCTTGAGAAACGATCCGCTGATGCGCCGCATCCTCGCCTGGGAAATATCGGAAAACACCGAGCAGGTGAGGCGGCTGTCGGAAGCGCGTTCGAAAGCGCTGGCTCTCTGGCTGGAGCGCATGCGCGGCTCGCTGACGCCGCCGAAGGGCGTCGATGCAACAGCCGTCAACGCCGTGGTGATCGCTGCGATCCAGCACCTCGTGCTTGCCGCCTCAGCCGGCGGCCAGTGCGCCGGCCTGTCGCTGAAGACATCAAAGGATTGGGAGAAGGCGGCGATAGCGCTGAAGCGCATCGTGCGCGGCGTCTACGGCTGA
- the map gene encoding type I methionyl aminopeptidase, with product MVNYIEASSAPSKNTGAIRLYDAQAFEGMRKACQLTARCLDALADIVKPGLVTDDIDRFVFDFGMDHGAQPATLNYRGYTKSTCTSINHVVCHGIPNDKPLREGDIVNIDVTFVLDGWHGDSSRMYPVGTVKRAAERLLEVTYEALMRGIGAVRPGARTGAIGEAIQTFAEAERCSVVRDFCGHGVGRLFHDSPNILHYGRANEGPELREGMIFTIEPMINLGRPHVKVLADGWTAVTRDRSLSAQYEHTVGVTSGGCEIFTLSPGGLDRPGLPSFAG from the coding sequence ATGGTGAACTATATCGAAGCCTCTTCCGCGCCCTCGAAGAATACGGGCGCCATCCGGCTTTATGACGCGCAAGCATTTGAAGGCATGCGCAAGGCGTGCCAGCTGACGGCGCGCTGCCTCGATGCGCTGGCCGACATCGTCAAGCCGGGGCTGGTGACCGATGATATCGACCGCTTCGTCTTCGATTTCGGCATGGATCACGGCGCCCAACCGGCGACACTGAACTATCGCGGCTACACCAAATCGACCTGTACCTCGATCAACCATGTCGTCTGCCACGGCATTCCGAACGACAAGCCGCTACGCGAAGGCGATATCGTCAATATCGACGTCACCTTCGTGCTCGACGGCTGGCACGGCGATTCGAGCCGGATGTATCCTGTCGGCACGGTCAAGCGCGCCGCCGAGCGACTGCTCGAAGTGACTTATGAAGCGCTGATGCGCGGGATTGGTGCCGTCAGGCCCGGCGCCCGCACTGGCGCAATCGGCGAGGCGATCCAAACCTTTGCCGAGGCCGAGCGCTGTTCGGTGGTGCGCGATTTCTGCGGCCACGGCGTCGGCCGGCTGTTTCACGACTCGCCGAATATCCTGCATTACGGCCGCGCCAACGAGGGGCCCGAGCTGCGCGAAGGCATGATCTTCACCATCGAGCCGATGATCAATCTCGGCCGGCCGCACGTGAAGGTTCTTGCCGACGGCTGGACGGCGGTAACCCGCGACCGCTCGCTTTCGGCGCAATACGAACACACCGTCGGCGTCACCTCGGGCGGCTGCGAGATCTTCACACTGTCGCCTGGTGGCCTCGACCGCCCCGGCCTGCCGTCGTTTGCCGGGTGA
- the radC gene encoding RadC family protein, whose protein sequence is MAKGPVATSSDDELPFETQEPIAVDERSFFGGRSPKPAAPTAKTALPASLAGQEHYHGHRERLRDRFRELGDTALADYEILELLLFRLIPRRDTKPIAKALIERFGSLSGVFGAPAALLTEVKGVGETVALDLKLISTVGHRTLKSDLRSKQILSSWSSVIEYCHAAMAHETREQFRILFLDKRNVLIADEVQGRGTVDHTPVYPREVVKRALELSATAMILVHNHPSGDPTPSRADIDMTKVIIEAAKALDITVHDHIIIGKDGHVSLKGLKLI, encoded by the coding sequence ATGGCGAAGGGGCCTGTTGCGACATCTTCCGACGACGAGCTGCCTTTCGAGACGCAAGAGCCCATTGCCGTCGACGAACGCTCGTTCTTCGGCGGACGCTCGCCAAAACCGGCCGCGCCGACTGCCAAGACCGCCCTGCCCGCCTCGCTCGCCGGCCAGGAACATTATCACGGCCATCGCGAGCGGTTGCGTGATCGCTTCCGCGAGCTGGGCGATACCGCCCTTGCCGACTACGAAATCCTCGAGCTGCTGCTTTTCCGCCTGATCCCGCGGCGTGATACCAAACCGATCGCCAAGGCGCTGATCGAACGGTTCGGCTCGCTCTCCGGCGTCTTCGGCGCGCCTGCGGCTTTGCTGACGGAGGTGAAGGGTGTCGGCGAGACCGTGGCGCTCGACCTGAAGCTGATCTCGACCGTCGGCCACCGGACTCTGAAGAGCGATCTCAGGAGCAAGCAGATTCTCTCCTCGTGGTCTTCGGTCATAGAGTACTGCCATGCCGCCATGGCGCACGAGACCCGCGAACAGTTCCGCATCCTCTTCCTCGACAAGCGCAACGTGCTGATTGCCGATGAGGTCCAGGGCCGCGGCACGGTCGACCACACGCCGGTCTATCCGCGAGAGGTGGTGAAACGCGCGCTCGAGCTATCGGCAACGGCGATGATTCTCGTCCACAACCACCCCTCCGGCGACCCGACGCCATCGCGCGCCGACATCGACATGACGAAGGTGATCATCGAGGCGGCCAAGGCGCTCGATATCACCGTCCACGACCACATCATCATCGGCAAGGACGGCCATGTCAGCCTGAAGGGGCTGAAGTTGATTTAA
- a CDS encoding tetratricopeptide repeat protein: MSNGPSPVLTSDEIDVIAREVVAEGQAGRKSAALQKIQPLRKAQRHQTEAAMALLWIVDEQSLTMEEATDVLSEIADAHDDNIDILSALGQCLEAIRNIDNLNAPPPEHPIFQSMVAKLDRLAKLHEGQPEQEQILRGLATSARMMVRQRDAIAENSLRKLTEIDPRNSAYHYNLGLFYKTRGRFAEGVAAGRAAASLQRETVDSTEWNLGICATGARDPETALDVWKRMEQKIELGRFGLPEGGYPACKVRLAQRPLAERTADSDDPGEEETVWIERLSPCHGIIRSVLYGNLGVDYGDVILMDGAPITHHTYGEHQIPVFPHLATLLRQNYQFFAFAGTQQAAGQLADLSGELDGDSVIYSHTESLKIMCANCWSNPDIDHADHEKMEKHVVTGRIAAPPDIAPARLLDMIDRGVEKRGTCQLYAPDLCAATGQLARARIDRRRFTLLADN; this comes from the coding sequence ATGTCGAATGGTCCCAGCCCGGTACTCACTTCCGATGAGATCGACGTGATTGCACGTGAGGTCGTTGCAGAAGGACAGGCGGGCCGCAAGTCGGCGGCATTGCAGAAGATTCAACCACTTCGAAAAGCCCAGCGCCACCAGACTGAGGCCGCGATGGCATTGTTATGGATAGTCGACGAACAAAGCCTCACAATGGAAGAGGCAACAGACGTTCTTTCCGAGATCGCAGATGCCCACGATGACAACATCGATATCCTTTCGGCGCTTGGGCAATGCCTCGAAGCCATCCGCAACATCGACAATCTGAATGCGCCGCCGCCGGAACACCCTATATTTCAGTCAATGGTCGCGAAGCTGGATCGCTTGGCCAAGCTCCATGAGGGACAGCCTGAACAGGAGCAGATACTGCGCGGGCTCGCCACGTCTGCACGAATGATGGTGCGCCAGAGGGATGCAATCGCCGAAAACAGTCTCCGGAAACTGACCGAAATCGATCCACGGAACAGCGCGTATCACTACAATTTGGGCCTTTTCTACAAGACCCGCGGCAGATTCGCAGAAGGCGTAGCGGCGGGCCGGGCTGCTGCAAGCCTCCAGCGGGAGACTGTCGACAGCACCGAGTGGAACCTTGGAATCTGCGCCACGGGCGCAAGGGACCCCGAGACCGCTTTGGACGTGTGGAAGCGGATGGAACAGAAGATCGAGCTTGGACGGTTCGGGTTACCGGAAGGTGGGTATCCGGCCTGCAAGGTAAGACTTGCCCAGCGGCCCCTTGCTGAGCGGACGGCGGACTCTGATGATCCAGGGGAAGAGGAAACAGTATGGATCGAGCGTTTAAGTCCGTGTCATGGCATTATTCGCAGCGTGCTGTACGGCAATCTCGGCGTCGACTATGGCGATGTCATCCTCATGGACGGCGCTCCGATTACTCACCACACCTACGGTGAACACCAGATACCGGTCTTCCCGCACTTGGCAACGCTTCTGCGCCAGAACTACCAGTTCTTTGCCTTCGCGGGCACGCAACAGGCAGCAGGGCAATTGGCCGATCTGAGCGGGGAATTGGACGGAGACTCCGTTATCTATTCGCACACCGAGAGCCTTAAGATCATGTGCGCAAATTGCTGGAGCAACCCCGATATTGATCACGCCGATCATGAGAAAATGGAAAAACACGTCGTCACCGGTCGCATTGCCGCGCCGCCCGACATCGCACCTGCTCGACTTCTGGATATGATCGACAGGGGAGTCGAAAAGCGAGGAACTTGCCAGCTCTATGCGCCCGATCTATGCGCAGCAACAGGGCAGTTGGCGCGCGCGCGGATCGACAGACGTCGGTTTACTCTATTGGCGGACAACTAG